One region of Polynucleobacter sp. MWH-Aus1W21 genomic DNA includes:
- the hrcA gene encoding heat-inducible transcriptional repressor HrcA gives MDERSRALLKTLIERYIEEGQPIGSRTLSRYSGLDLSAATIRNVMADLEDMGLVTSPHTSAGRIPTPRGYRLFVDTMVTVRPLEEVAAREVEKGLLPDSPQRVLTSAAQILSNLTHFAGVVMTPKRAQVFKHIEFLRLGEGKILLIMVTPEGDVQNRILPTTQDYTPSQLIEAGNFINTHFAGKSFDQVRLHLKSDLDNLRTDISGLMALALQSGVADYDMGRGDMVLSGERRLLNVGDLSSNLDKLRKMFDMLEQKSVLMQLLDISSHADGIQIFIGGESDLLPYEDLAVISAPYSVDGQIVGTLGVIGPTRMAYDRVIPIVDITSKLLSGALSS, from the coding sequence ATGGATGAACGTTCCCGCGCCCTACTTAAAACCCTCATCGAGCGCTATATCGAGGAGGGTCAGCCGATTGGCTCCCGCACTCTGTCTAGATACTCGGGTTTAGACCTTTCGGCAGCCACCATCCGCAATGTCATGGCGGACCTCGAGGATATGGGTTTAGTGACTAGTCCCCATACCTCTGCTGGCCGCATCCCTACGCCACGAGGCTATCGCTTGTTCGTTGACACCATGGTGACAGTGCGCCCCTTGGAGGAGGTGGCAGCCCGAGAAGTGGAAAAAGGCCTTTTGCCGGACTCCCCGCAACGCGTTTTGACCTCTGCTGCACAGATTTTGTCGAACTTGACTCATTTCGCTGGGGTGGTGATGACACCGAAGCGTGCCCAGGTTTTTAAGCACATTGAGTTTTTGCGCTTAGGCGAAGGCAAGATCTTATTAATTATGGTGACCCCAGAAGGAGATGTGCAAAACCGCATATTACCGACGACTCAAGATTACACGCCAAGTCAACTCATTGAGGCAGGCAACTTTATTAACACCCATTTTGCTGGTAAAAGTTTTGATCAAGTGCGCCTACATCTGAAATCTGACTTAGACAATTTACGTACAGATATTTCTGGGTTGATGGCTTTGGCTTTGCAAAGCGGCGTTGCTGATTACGACATGGGCCGTGGCGACATGGTTTTATCTGGTGAACGTCGCTTGCTGAATGTTGGCGATTTGAGTTCTAACTTAGATAAGTTGCGCAAAATGTTTGATATGTTGGAGCAAAAATCAGTGCTAATGCAATTGCTTGATATATCGAGCCATGCTGATGGCATTCAGATCTTCATTGGTGGTGAGAGTGATTTATTGCCCTATGAAGATCTCGCCGTGATCAGCGCCCCATATAGCGTTGATGGGCAAATAGTGGGTACGCTTGGCGTCATTGGGCCAACTCGCATGGCTTATGACCGAGTGATCCCAATTGTCGATATCACTTCAAAATTATTGTCCGGCGCGCTGAGCTCTTAA
- the dnaK gene encoding molecular chaperone DnaK, translated as MGKIIGIDLGTTNSCVSVVENNAPKVVENAEGGRTTPSIIAYVEDGEVLVGAPAKRQSVTNPKNTIYAVKRLMGRKFTDPEVQKDISLMPYEIVQADNGDAWVSARDKKMAPQQVSAEILRKMKKTAEDYLGEEVTEAVITVPAYFNDSQRQATKDAGRIAGLDVKRIINEPTAAALAFGLDKQDKVDRKIAVYDLGGGTFDVSIIEIANVDGEKQFEVLSTNGDTFLGGEDFDQRIIDWIIAEFKKEQGVDLSKDVLALQRLKDAAEKAKIELSSAQQTEINLPYVTADASGPKHLNLKLTRAKLESLVEELIKRTAGPCLTAIKDAGVSVADIDDVILVGGQTRMPAVQDKVKEIFGKEPRKDVNPDEAVAVGAAIQGSVLSGDRKDVLLLDVTPLSLGIETLGGVMTKMIPKNTTIPTKHSQVYSTAEDNQPAVTIKCFQGEREMAAANKLLGEFNLEGIAPAQRGMPQIEVTFDIDANGILHVTAKDKTTGKENKITIKANSGLTEEEIQRMVKDAEANAAEDKKALELVTARNTADALAHSTKKALEEHGASLEASEKEAIEAALKDLDEAIKGSDKEAIEAKTEALGKASQKLGEKVMAAEQAKAGGAAAGAAPGGAAPGAAPDADVVDADFKEVDDKK; from the coding sequence ATGGGAAAGATTATCGGTATCGACTTAGGAACCACGAATTCATGTGTTTCAGTCGTTGAAAACAATGCACCTAAAGTTGTCGAGAACGCCGAAGGCGGTCGCACAACTCCATCAATCATCGCTTACGTTGAAGATGGCGAAGTATTGGTTGGCGCGCCAGCAAAACGTCAGTCAGTGACGAATCCTAAAAACACTATCTACGCAGTAAAGCGCTTGATGGGTCGTAAATTTACAGATCCTGAAGTGCAAAAAGACATTAGCCTCATGCCGTACGAAATTGTTCAAGCAGACAATGGCGACGCTTGGGTATCAGCACGCGACAAGAAAATGGCGCCACAACAAGTGTCCGCTGAAATTCTGCGCAAGATGAAAAAGACTGCCGAAGACTATCTCGGCGAAGAAGTTACAGAGGCGGTTATTACTGTTCCTGCTTACTTCAATGACAGCCAACGTCAAGCAACTAAAGATGCTGGCCGTATCGCTGGTTTGGATGTGAAGCGCATCATCAACGAGCCAACTGCTGCTGCATTGGCATTCGGCCTGGACAAGCAAGACAAAGTAGATCGCAAGATCGCTGTGTATGACTTGGGTGGCGGCACATTCGACGTTTCTATCATTGAGATCGCTAACGTTGATGGTGAGAAGCAGTTTGAAGTGCTTTCAACTAACGGCGACACATTCTTAGGCGGTGAAGACTTTGACCAACGCATCATTGACTGGATCATTGCTGAGTTCAAGAAAGAACAAGGCGTTGATTTGAGTAAAGACGTATTGGCATTGCAACGCTTAAAAGATGCTGCTGAAAAAGCCAAAATTGAATTGTCATCCGCTCAACAAACAGAAATCAATTTGCCATACGTGACAGCTGACGCTAGCGGTCCTAAGCATTTGAACTTGAAGTTGACTCGTGCCAAGTTGGAGTCTTTGGTGGAAGAGTTGATCAAGCGTACTGCTGGTCCTTGCTTAACTGCTATTAAAGATGCTGGCGTAAGCGTAGCAGATATCGACGACGTCATTTTGGTCGGTGGTCAAACACGTATGCCTGCGGTTCAAGACAAAGTAAAAGAAATCTTTGGTAAAGAACCACGTAAAGACGTTAACCCAGATGAGGCAGTTGCTGTTGGTGCTGCGATTCAAGGTTCCGTATTATCTGGCGACCGTAAAGACGTATTGCTCCTGGACGTTACCCCATTGTCATTGGGTATCGAAACTCTTGGCGGCGTAATGACCAAGATGATTCCTAAGAACACAACGATTCCTACTAAGCATTCACAGGTTTACTCCACTGCGGAAGACAACCAGCCTGCTGTAACTATTAAGTGCTTCCAAGGTGAGCGCGAGATGGCCGCAGCTAACAAATTGCTTGGTGAATTTAATCTTGAAGGCATTGCTCCTGCACAGCGCGGTATGCCGCAAATTGAAGTGACCTTTGACATCGATGCCAACGGTATCTTGCACGTAACTGCAAAAGATAAAACGACTGGTAAAGAAAATAAGATCACCATCAAGGCAAACTCTGGCCTGACCGAAGAAGAAATTCAACGCATGGTTAAAGATGCTGAGGCGAATGCTGCTGAAGATAAGAAAGCATTAGAGCTGGTTACTGCCCGCAATACTGCTGATGCTTTGGCTCACTCAACCAAGAAGGCTTTGGAAGAGCATGGCGCTAGCTTAGAAGCCTCTGAAAAAGAAGCGATTGAAGCAGCGCTCAAGGACTTGGATGAAGCTATTAAAGGTAGCGATAAAGAAGCGATTGAAGCAAAAACAGAAGCATTGGGTAAAGCAAGTCAGAAGTTGGGCGAAAAAGTCATGGCTGCTGAACAAGCTAAAGCTGGTGGCGCTGCTGCTGGTGCGGCTCCTGGTGGCGCAGCCCCTGGTGCTGCTCCAGATGCAGATGTTGTTGACGCTGATTTCAAAGAGGTTGATGACAAGAAGTAA
- the grpE gene encoding nucleotide exchange factor GrpE has product MTQENQNPSPEQENLAADPATEAAAETPAVKTPEQEIAELNQKIGELQDNFLRAKAEGENIRRRAVEDIAKAHKFAIESFAEHLVPVTDSLYAALSTDAVDAKAFKEGLEITLKQLLSAFEKGRMTEINPAVGDKFDPHHHQAIASVPSEQEPNTVVSVLQRGYTVADRVLRPALVTVSAPK; this is encoded by the coding sequence ATGACACAAGAAAATCAAAACCCATCCCCAGAGCAAGAGAATCTTGCGGCCGATCCGGCCACTGAAGCTGCAGCAGAAACGCCGGCTGTAAAAACGCCAGAACAAGAAATTGCTGAGCTCAATCAAAAGATTGGCGAATTACAAGATAATTTCTTGCGCGCAAAAGCTGAGGGTGAAAACATTCGCCGCCGTGCTGTTGAAGACATTGCTAAGGCGCATAAATTTGCGATTGAAAGTTTTGCTGAGCATTTGGTGCCTGTGACAGATAGTCTTTATGCTGCATTGAGTACTGATGCAGTGGATGCCAAGGCATTTAAAGAGGGCTTAGAGATTACTCTCAAGCAATTGCTCTCTGCATTTGAGAAGGGCCGCATGACGGAAATTAACCCAGCAGTTGGGGATAAATTTGACCCCCATCACCACCAGGCGATCGCTTCGGTGCCATCAGAGCAAGAACCAAATACCGTGGTTTCAGTGCTGCAGCGCGGCTATACCGTGGCAGATCGGGTCCTTAGGCCTGCTTTGGTGACGGTTAGCGCCCCTAAATAA
- the hemH gene encoding ferrochelatase, translating into MNPNPHLRASKTAVLVLNLGTPSAPTSKAVRAYLKEFLSDPRVVEIPRIIWWCILNGIILPIRSSASAKKYASIWLPKLGSPLMHYSRLQAKELGDKFANEGHTVLVDLAMRYGQPSTQSALEGLKAQGMERLLVLPLYPQYSATTTASSFDEVFRVLSTWRDQPELRLVKHYHDNPAYIGALRDQVLSAWDKDGRPDFAKGDRFVMSFHGLPKRNLMKGDPYHCECLKTGRLLGESLGLEPGQYLVTFQSRFGKAEWLKPYTAPTIEKLAKEGCQRIDIFCPGFPADCLETLEEIAMEAREIFLEHGGKDYRYIPCLNSNPKWIEALSDIAHHHLQGWSLGTESEAELAKRAERAEMAERAKS; encoded by the coding sequence TTGAATCCGAACCCGCATCTACGTGCATCCAAAACTGCAGTCTTAGTGCTGAACTTAGGTACGCCCTCAGCTCCAACATCAAAAGCAGTGCGCGCTTATTTGAAAGAATTTCTTTCTGATCCTCGAGTGGTAGAAATTCCACGCATTATTTGGTGGTGCATTTTGAATGGCATCATTTTGCCAATTCGCAGCAGTGCCTCTGCAAAAAAATATGCTTCTATCTGGCTGCCAAAATTAGGCTCCCCTTTAATGCACTACTCACGTCTTCAGGCGAAAGAGCTCGGTGACAAATTTGCGAATGAGGGCCATACAGTGTTGGTGGATTTGGCGATGCGTTATGGGCAACCCTCCACCCAGTCTGCCCTTGAGGGCCTGAAGGCTCAAGGCATGGAGCGCTTATTGGTACTGCCTTTGTATCCTCAGTACTCTGCCACCACTACAGCATCCAGCTTTGATGAAGTTTTTCGTGTTTTAAGTACTTGGCGTGATCAACCTGAATTACGTTTGGTGAAGCACTATCACGATAACCCTGCTTATATTGGTGCCCTTCGCGATCAAGTTTTAAGTGCCTGGGATAAAGATGGGCGACCAGACTTTGCTAAGGGTGACCGCTTTGTGATGTCATTTCATGGGTTGCCGAAACGCAATTTGATGAAAGGTGACCCCTACCACTGCGAGTGTTTAAAAACAGGACGCTTGCTTGGTGAGTCTCTTGGTTTAGAGCCGGGCCAATACCTTGTTACTTTCCAGTCACGCTTTGGTAAAGCCGAGTGGTTAAAGCCATATACAGCCCCAACGATTGAAAAGCTGGCTAAAGAAGGTTGTCAGCGGATTGATATTTTTTGCCCAGGATTTCCGGCTGACTGCTTAGAAACGCTGGAAGAAATTGCCATGGAAGCCCGCGAAATCTTCTTGGAGCATGGTGGCAAAGACTATCGTTATATTCCATGCCTTAACAGCAACCCTAAGTGGATTGAGGCTTTGAGCGATATAGCTCATCATCATTTACAGGGCTGGTCTTTGGGGACGGAGTCTGAGGCTGAATTAGCTAAGCGCGCTGAAAGGGCTGAAATGGCTGAAAGAGCAAAGTCTTGA